Proteins co-encoded in one Saprospira grandis genomic window:
- a CDS encoding polyprenyl synthetase family protein codes for MKTLMSLNQIKAPIAEELKTFEGVFEEELRSQVSLLDTIMRFVVKRKGKQVRPLFIFLSAKICGEIGEMSYHAASLIEMLHTASLIHDDVVDDSMQRRGFFSLNALWGNKVAVLIGDYMLAKGLLLSLKNEAYHLLQISSNAIKEMSEGELLQIEKARRLDIKEEVYYEIIRKKTASLIAAACALGAASVGATEEEVERMHLLGEKIGIAFQIRDDLFDFGDGDAGKPQGNDIQEKKMTLPLIHALNTTDKKTRNYMVNIIKNENTNPKKIQEVTDFVLQSPGIAYTRQKMYDYQEEAIALIRAFPASEARDALEGLVRFVTERKK; via the coding sequence ATGAAGACCTTGATGAGTTTGAACCAGATAAAAGCCCCAATTGCCGAAGAGCTAAAGACCTTTGAGGGGGTATTTGAGGAGGAATTGCGTTCGCAGGTTTCTTTATTGGATACCATTATGCGTTTTGTGGTCAAGCGGAAGGGCAAGCAAGTGCGGCCTTTATTTATCTTTTTGTCGGCCAAAATTTGCGGTGAAATTGGGGAGATGAGTTATCATGCCGCCTCTTTGATTGAGATGTTGCATACGGCCTCTTTGATCCATGATGATGTGGTGGATGATTCTATGCAGCGCCGTGGATTTTTCTCGCTCAATGCGCTTTGGGGCAATAAAGTGGCCGTATTGATTGGCGATTATATGTTGGCCAAGGGGCTTTTGCTTTCTTTGAAAAATGAAGCTTATCATTTGCTACAAATCAGCTCCAACGCCATTAAGGAAATGAGTGAGGGCGAGCTTTTGCAGATTGAAAAAGCTCGTCGTTTAGATATCAAAGAGGAGGTCTATTATGAGATTATCCGCAAGAAAACGGCTTCTTTGATTGCCGCAGCCTGTGCTTTGGGGGCGGCTTCTGTGGGCGCTACGGAAGAAGAGGTGGAGCGCATGCATTTGCTGGGCGAAAAAATTGGGATCGCCTTTCAGATTCGCGATGATTTATTTGATTTTGGCGATGGCGATGCGGGCAAGCCGCAGGGCAATGATATTCAGGAGAAAAAGATGACCTTGCCCTTGATTCACGCCTTGAATACGACCGATAAAAAGACCAGAAATTATATGGTCAATATCATCAAGAATGAAAATACCAACCCTAAAAAGATACAGGAAGTAACGGATTTTGTCTTGCAAAGTCCGGGCATAGCCTACACTCGTCAGAAAATGTATGATTATCAGGAGGAGGCTATAGCATTAATAAGAGCGTTTCCCGCATCGGAGGCGAGAGACGCTCTAGAAGGTTTGGTCCGTTTTGTCACGGAGCGCAAAAAGTAA
- a CDS encoding alpha/beta hydrolase family protein, with amino-acid sequence MIKKKTAWIPAAAGRQLALDISFPSGRAPEAGWPLLIFAHGFKGFKDWGHWNALAEAFAQAGYAFLKFNFSHNGLGPNLIDFEDLDAFGQNNYSKECFDFEAVLDFVQKSDWPIQKRAPVLIGHSRGGPIAALTALKRGAKALISWASVHELDYAWQDQAFLAHWKKEGRQFIRNGRTKQNMPLDYQLYEDFKAHEEAFRLGPKLVDLSCPHLIVHGSQDPAVSLTSAHYLDEHSPKAELQIIEGADHVFGGRHPFAAGAELPPHSQKLLQLCLDFLAKL; translated from the coding sequence ATGATCAAGAAGAAAACGGCTTGGATTCCAGCCGCCGCTGGCCGCCAATTGGCCCTAGATATTAGTTTTCCGAGCGGCAGGGCGCCCGAAGCAGGCTGGCCACTGCTCATTTTTGCCCATGGCTTTAAGGGCTTTAAGGATTGGGGCCATTGGAACGCCCTAGCCGAGGCCTTTGCTCAGGCGGGTTATGCTTTTCTCAAATTTAATTTTTCGCATAATGGCTTAGGTCCAAATCTAATTGATTTTGAGGATCTTGATGCCTTTGGCCAAAACAATTATAGCAAAGAATGCTTTGATTTTGAGGCGGTACTCGATTTTGTCCAAAAAAGCGATTGGCCCATCCAAAAGAGGGCTCCCGTGCTCATTGGCCATAGCCGAGGCGGTCCCATTGCGGCCCTAACGGCCCTAAAAAGAGGGGCCAAAGCGCTCATTAGTTGGGCCAGCGTACATGAGCTAGATTATGCCTGGCAAGATCAAGCCTTTTTGGCCCATTGGAAAAAAGAAGGGCGGCAGTTTATCCGAAATGGACGAACTAAGCAAAATATGCCCCTGGACTACCAACTTTATGAAGACTTTAAGGCCCATGAAGAGGCCTTTCGCCTTGGACCAAAATTAGTCGACTTATCTTGTCCCCACTTAATTGTACATGGCAGTCAAGACCCAGCGGTTTCTCTCACTTCGGCCCATTATTTAGATGAGCATTCTCCTAAAGCAGAATTACAGATTATTGAAGGAGCAGACCATGTTTTTGGCGGTCGCCATCCTTTTGCGGCAGGGGCCGAGCTGCCCCCGCATAGCCAAAAATTGTTGCAGCTTTGCCTCGACTTTTTGGCCAAGCTTTAG
- a CDS encoding homogentisate 1,2-dioxygenase, producing MHYYQLGKIPPKRHTQFRKEDGSLYQEELFSTEGFSDIYSNIYHLYPPTQIKQLGEPYSVAPKLKKDNQLKPRCLMGFEVQPEADYLKSRKVILANEDCKVILAAPKQSLTDYFFKNADADEMIFVHEGKGVLKTLYGQIPFGYGDYLIIPRGTTYQIDFEEENNRLLIVESYSPIRTPKRYRNEFGQLAEHAPFCERDIRKPQDLQTHDEQGEFKFFIKKQDIIYPYTYLNHPFDAVGWDGYCYPYAFSIHDFEPITGRIHQPPPVHQTFGSRGFVICSFVPRLFDYHPQAIPAPYNHSNIDSDELLYYVDGDFMSRKHVERGMISLHPAGIPHGPHPGTIEKSIGAKETLELAVMVDTFRPLYMTEEAFAIEQGDYYKSWLTED from the coding sequence ATGCATTATTACCAACTCGGAAAAATTCCGCCCAAACGCCATACTCAATTTCGCAAAGAGGACGGCAGTTTGTACCAAGAAGAACTCTTTTCTACCGAGGGTTTTTCAGATATTTACTCTAATATTTATCACCTTTATCCGCCCACCCAAATTAAGCAGTTGGGCGAGCCTTATTCGGTGGCCCCAAAACTAAAAAAGGATAATCAGCTCAAGCCCCGCTGTTTGATGGGCTTTGAGGTGCAGCCTGAGGCCGATTATTTGAAAAGCCGCAAGGTGATTTTGGCCAATGAGGATTGTAAGGTGATCTTGGCCGCCCCCAAACAGTCTCTAACCGATTACTTTTTTAAGAATGCCGATGCCGACGAAATGATTTTTGTGCATGAGGGCAAGGGCGTACTCAAAACCCTTTATGGGCAAATTCCCTTTGGCTATGGCGACTATCTGATTATTCCGCGTGGAACGACTTATCAGATTGATTTTGAGGAGGAAAACAATCGCTTGCTGATCGTCGAATCTTATTCGCCCATCCGCACGCCCAAACGCTACCGCAATGAGTTTGGCCAACTAGCTGAGCATGCGCCTTTCTGCGAGCGAGATATTCGCAAGCCGCAAGATTTGCAAACCCATGATGAGCAGGGCGAATTCAAGTTTTTTATCAAAAAACAGGACATTATTTATCCCTACACCTACCTCAATCATCCTTTTGATGCCGTGGGTTGGGACGGATATTGCTATCCCTACGCCTTTTCAATTCACGATTTTGAGCCCATTACGGGCCGCATTCATCAGCCGCCTCCCGTGCACCAAACCTTTGGCAGCCGCGGTTTTGTGATCTGCTCTTTTGTGCCTCGTTTGTTCGATTATCATCCGCAGGCGATTCCCGCCCCCTACAACCACAGCAACATTGATAGCGATGAGTTGCTCTATTATGTGGATGGCGATTTTATGAGCCGTAAACATGTCGAAAGAGGGATGATTAGTTTGCATCCGGCGGGCATTCCCCACGGTCCACATCCGGGCACTATCGAGAAGAGTATTGGGGCCAAAGAAACCCTAGAATTAGCAGTCATGGTGGATACTTTCCGCCCACTTTATATGACAGAAGAAGCCTTTGCCATTGAGCAGGGCGATTATTACAAAAGTTGGTTAACAGAGGATTAG
- the xseA gene encoding exodeoxyribonuclease VII large subunit — protein MVPESQQLGLFDLMQHLRRLVSLNLPQPLWLRAEIAQLKKNRSIYYLNLIEQEEQRPKAKAKALLYASSRHRISKKLGDTFWSIMREGQEVLIKVQAHFSEQYGFSLEILDLDASFSIGQLELGRLNNLKRLEQEHLIELNKGLELPHLPQRIAIISSKEAAGLQDFLEQLNANSQRYAFRTELFQAAMQGQQMQKEIREQIREIEEQEDCFDCVVLIRGGGAKLDLYGFNDYELCRDLAQCSLPVLTGIGHDIDESLADLVAHTALKTPTAVADFLVHQLFLAEQQLALLQQELRASVQGHIRREELRLEQLHSRLRLSSQERLRLAQKQLEHFDKQLELLSPDKAWKRGFAQLSNEEGQIIHSWTDLQDGQRLRLALKDGSKWIRINIEAIEDETEG, from the coding sequence ATGGTTCCAGAAAGTCAACAACTGGGTTTATTTGACCTAATGCAGCATTTGCGGCGTTTGGTCAGTCTAAACTTGCCTCAGCCGCTTTGGTTGCGGGCCGAAATTGCTCAATTAAAAAAGAATCGTTCGATTTACTACCTCAATTTGATTGAGCAGGAAGAGCAGCGCCCAAAAGCCAAGGCCAAGGCCCTGCTATATGCTAGTAGTCGGCATCGGATTAGCAAAAAGCTAGGCGATACCTTTTGGAGCATTATGCGAGAGGGCCAGGAGGTCCTTATTAAGGTCCAAGCTCATTTTAGTGAGCAATATGGCTTTAGTTTAGAAATTTTGGACCTAGATGCTTCTTTTAGCATTGGCCAATTGGAGTTGGGCCGGCTCAATAACCTCAAGCGCTTAGAACAAGAGCATTTAATTGAGCTAAACAAGGGCTTGGAGCTGCCTCATTTGCCGCAGCGAATTGCCATTATCTCGTCTAAGGAGGCGGCGGGTTTGCAAGACTTTTTGGAACAGCTCAATGCCAATAGTCAGCGCTATGCTTTTCGGACCGAGTTATTTCAGGCGGCCATGCAGGGCCAGCAAATGCAAAAGGAAATTCGGGAACAGATTCGAGAAATTGAGGAACAAGAGGACTGTTTTGATTGCGTAGTCCTCATCCGTGGAGGAGGGGCCAAACTGGACCTCTATGGCTTTAATGACTATGAGCTTTGCCGAGATTTGGCGCAGTGCAGCCTGCCCGTGCTCACGGGAATTGGCCATGACATTGACGAGAGTCTAGCCGATTTGGTGGCCCATACGGCCTTAAAAACCCCTACGGCAGTTGCCGACTTTTTGGTCCATCAATTATTTTTGGCCGAGCAGCAACTGGCCCTTTTACAGCAAGAACTGCGGGCTAGCGTACAAGGGCATATCCGTCGAGAGGAGCTGCGTTTAGAGCAATTGCACAGCCGTTTGCGTTTGAGTAGCCAAGAGCGCTTGCGTTTGGCCCAAAAGCAACTAGAGCATTTTGATAAGCAGTTGGAGCTCTTATCTCCAGACAAAGCTTGGAAACGCGGTTTTGCTCAATTGAGCAATGAAGAGGGCCAAATTATTCATAGTTGGACCGATTTGCAGGATGGGCAGCGATTGCGCCTAGCCCTAAAAGACGGCAGCAAATGGATTCGCATCAATATAGAAGCAATAGAAGATGAAACTGAAGGATAG
- a CDS encoding SDR family oxidoreductase, producing the protein MKLKDSIALVSGASSGIGYAAALALAKEGAHLVLLCRNPEKGEAAMRAIAQASQNPKIDLLLADLSDQESIRKVGQYARESYPKLDILINNAGAIFPKRRLSLDGLEQHIALNHMGYFLLTHQLMGLLRAGERKQILNLSSSAHKLVRKLELDNLQGEKRFGRFYQYGLSKLFNLYFTQQLAQRFGPDGFGVNALHPGVVNTNFSQEGKGFTAFLYRHLGRFMRQPEQVGQQILELLTADEYLLIEGQYFTPKGVEQPSVLAQDRALAEQIWERSMDWGKIEEYGVLD; encoded by the coding sequence ATGAAACTGAAGGATAGTATTGCCTTGGTGAGTGGGGCTAGTTCGGGCATTGGTTATGCGGCGGCCTTGGCCTTGGCCAAAGAAGGGGCGCATTTGGTCCTCCTTTGCCGAAATCCAGAAAAGGGAGAGGCGGCTATGCGGGCTATTGCCCAGGCTAGTCAAAACCCAAAAATTGACCTCTTATTGGCTGATTTATCTGATCAAGAATCGATTCGGAAAGTTGGCCAATATGCTAGAGAAAGTTATCCCAAACTAGACATCTTGATTAACAATGCGGGGGCTATTTTTCCTAAGCGCCGCTTGAGTTTAGATGGTCTTGAGCAGCATATTGCGCTCAATCATATGGGCTATTTTCTGCTCACGCATCAGCTAATGGGTTTGCTTCGAGCTGGAGAGCGCAAGCAAATATTAAATCTTTCTTCTTCGGCCCACAAACTGGTCCGAAAGTTAGAACTAGACAATTTGCAGGGAGAAAAGCGCTTTGGTCGTTTTTATCAGTATGGCTTGAGTAAGTTGTTCAACCTCTATTTTACGCAGCAATTGGCCCAGCGTTTTGGTCCAGATGGTTTTGGCGTCAATGCCTTACATCCGGGAGTTGTGAATACTAATTTTTCGCAAGAGGGAAAAGGCTTTACGGCCTTTTTGTATCGTCATTTGGGCCGTTTTATGCGACAGCCGGAGCAGGTTGGCCAGCAAATCCTAGAATTACTAACTGCTGATGAATACTTGCTCATTGAGGGACAATATTTTACGCCCAAGGGAGTGGAGCAGCCTTCTGTCTTGGCGCAGGATCGGGCTTTGGCCGAACAAATTTGGGAGCGTTCTATGGATTGGGGCAAAATAGAGGAATATGGGGTTTTGGACTAA